Below is a window of Hydrogenimonas sp. SS33 DNA.
GCATGGCGGCATCCGTTTTTCGGAAATTATAGCAGCTCTATTGTTCTTTCATTCTTTTCTGGTAGAGAAGGGTGATGATCACGACCACCGCCGTCACGAAGACGATGGAGAAGATATCCCATAAAAATTCGTTGATCTGCATTGATATTCTTTTATATGAAATTGGTCGTTTGTTATTAGAACGGGGCTTCGCCCCTCTTTGATTTCAGTTTTTGGGCATTGGGCATTGGGGGCGATGATAACGATTCTCATAACTATTAATCATGCAACTTTTCGCCTTTTTATCGGGTAAGTAGCGGCGATTTTGGGTTACGCGGCTGCAGGTTTGCAGACCGCTCCACCCGCCACGCACGCACGATAACACGCAGGTGTTATCGTTTCTTGCATTTGCATTGCCTTCGCTGGCGCGAAGAACCCGCTCATTGCATTCGCTCTATCGGTAACCGTGGCTTCATGGCTGCATAAATGCAGACCATTACGCCCGCCACGCACGCACGATAACACGCAGGTGTTATCGTTTCTTGCGTGCGTGGCCCTCGATGATGAATCTTAGGGCGTTGAGGCGGATGAAGCCTTCGGCGTCTTTCTGGTTGTAGACGCTGTCCTCTTCGAAGGTGGAAAATTCGGGGTTGAAGAGGGAGTTGGGGGATTGGCGGCCGACAACGGTGACGTTGCCTTTGTAGAGTTTGAGCCGGACGTCTCCGTTGACGTTTCGCTGGGTGCGGTCGATGGCGGCCTGGAGCATCTCCCTTTCGGGGGCGAACCAGAAGCCGTTGTAGATGAGGGTGGCGTAACGGGGCATCAGTTCGTCTTTGAGGTGTGCCTCTTCTCTGTCGAGGGTGATCGACTCGATGGCGCGGTGGGCTTTGAGCATGATGGTGCCGCCGGGGGTTTCATAGCAGCCGCGGCTCTTCATGCCGACGAAGCGGTTCTCCACCAGATCGAGGCGGCCGATGCCGTGTTTGCTTCCGAGCCGGTTGAGCTCCGTCAGCAGCCGGGCGGGGCTCATTTCCTGGCCGTTGATGGCCACGGGGTCACCTTTTTGGTAGCTGATGGTGATGTATTCGGGCTCGTCGGGTGCCTTTTCGGGGCTGACGGTCCATCGCCACATATCCTCTTCGGGCTCGTTCATCGGATCTTCCAGGCGTCCCCCTTCGTAGGAGATATGGAGCAGGTTGGCATCCATGGAGTAGGGGGATTTCTTTCCATGCTTTTCGATGGGAATACCGTGGGTTTCGGCGAATTTGAGCAGCTTTTCCCGGCTGTTGAGATCCCACTCCCGCCAGGGGGCGATGATGGTGATGTCGGGGTTGAGCGCCAGGTACCCCAGTTCGAAGCGGACCTGGTCGTTTCCTTTGCCCGTCGCACCGTGGCTGACGGCGTCGGCGCCTGTCAGCTTGGCGATCTCGATCTGCCGTTTGGCGATGAGCGGCCGGGCGATGGAGGTGCCCAGCAGGTACTCTCCTTCGTAGATGGCATTGGCCCTGAACATCGGAAAGACATAGTCGCGGACAAACTCTTCCCGAAGGTCCTCGATGAAGATGTTTTCGGGTTTGATTCCCAGTTTCAGCGCCTTTTCACGGGCCGGCTCCACCTCTTCGCCCTGGCCGATGTCGGCGGTGAAGGTGACGACTTCGCAGTTGTACTCATCCTGCAGCCATTTGAGAATGATGCTGGTATCGAGCCCGCCGGAGTAGGCGAGAACGGCTTTCCTGACCTCTTTTTTCTTCATAATGCGTATACCCCTGTCTGTAGAGAAATTTGCGCGATTTTAACGAAAAAGAGTTGAAAGCTCTATGAGGTGATGTCGAGGCGGTTTGTTCCCTCCTCGGATTCGGAGGAAGATGTCAGAAATTTTTTGGCGCATTCGAGGCGCTGCATCTCTTTGTAGACCCGAATACGCTTGCTTTCAAAAAGGTCGATCGCCTGGGTGATGAGAGCCTGCGCCGCACGCATCTGCCCATGCTCTGTAAATTCGGGCATCCGGGAAATGAGAGTGGAGAGGCTCTCCTCATCCTCTTCGACCAGTGCGATTTTGAACCGTTCAATCCAGCTCATTGAGTGTCACTTCCCTCCACGCCTCAAGAAGCGTTCTTGTTACTTTGATGACAATTTCAATCTTTTCAGGAGTATTTTCGATATTGCTTTCGTTGAGAAAGCGGATCTGCTGATTGTAGAGCCCTTCCAGATAGAGGGCGACATCTCCCCCTTTTTCAGGGTCGAGAGAATTGATGAGTTCTACGAATATGGCGACGGTACGATTGATCCAGTAGGTCCGTTTCTCTATATCTCCCTGCTCGATGGCACGTATGGCCTGTGAAGCGAAACGGATGATCCCTTCATAGAGCATTTCGATCAGTTTTTCGGGCGACTCGATCTGTATATTGTTTTGGCGGTAGGTGTCATATGCGGCTGCTGCGGTCATTTCAAATCCTTTTTTATTGGTATTGCATCCCTGCATGAAACGGGTGTTTCACCCTTTTTTGTCGAAAATCATTCCGACCAGTTCTCTCATTTTTGCGGCCAGTCGTATTGCCTCTTCCGACGGGATCTTGCGAATGACATGGTTGTTGCTTGTGTCGATGACAGAGACGTAGAGTTCGTCGATATTGTCATCGAAACCGAACCGGATACTCGTTTTGAGTGGGTTCATCTCTTTGTTGAGTTTGTCTGTGATCTCCTGCAACTGTTTTTTCAGTTTTTCGGTATCACCTTTCTGTTGCGTCTCTTTTACCTGCTCATAGGTACTCTGCTGAGATGCTTTATGGCTCTGTGAGACCGTTTTGTGAACG
It encodes the following:
- a CDS encoding FlaG family protein, coding for MEIFNAVRTQQPHPPNTQGTSNVHKTVSQSHKASQQSTYEQVKETQQKGDTEKLKKQLQEITDKLNKEMNPLKTSIRFGFDDNIDELYVSVIDTSNNHVIRKIPSEEAIRLAAKMRELVGMIFDKKG
- the fliS gene encoding flagellar export chaperone FliS: MTAAAAYDTYRQNNIQIESPEKLIEMLYEGIIRFASQAIRAIEQGDIEKRTYWINRTVAIFVELINSLDPEKGGDVALYLEGLYNQQIRFLNESNIENTPEKIEIVIKVTRTLLEAWREVTLNELD
- a CDS encoding argininosuccinate synthase, translated to MKKKEVRKAVLAYSGGLDTSIILKWLQDEYNCEVVTFTADIGQGEEVEPAREKALKLGIKPENIFIEDLREEFVRDYVFPMFRANAIYEGEYLLGTSIARPLIAKRQIEIAKLTGADAVSHGATGKGNDQVRFELGYLALNPDITIIAPWREWDLNSREKLLKFAETHGIPIEKHGKKSPYSMDANLLHISYEGGRLEDPMNEPEEDMWRWTVSPEKAPDEPEYITISYQKGDPVAINGQEMSPARLLTELNRLGSKHGIGRLDLVENRFVGMKSRGCYETPGGTIMLKAHRAIESITLDREEAHLKDELMPRYATLIYNGFWFAPEREMLQAAIDRTQRNVNGDVRLKLYKGNVTVVGRQSPNSLFNPEFSTFEEDSVYNQKDAEGFIRLNALRFIIEGHARKKR